In Bradyrhizobium lablabi, one DNA window encodes the following:
- a CDS encoding MBL fold metallo-hydrolase, whose amino-acid sequence MELTRRHALAGATAIAATPLLPSAPAKAAAPVADKQAPSFYRYKVGDIQVTVVADGKFTFPLEENFVTNAKKQEVNAALEKAFLPRDVFTIYFAPLVINTGGKLVVVDTGLGPASNVNSKGANGQFAANLVAAGFDPKAVDMVVISHFHPDHVNGLLAADGAPAFPNAEVLVPATEWKFWMDDGEMSRAPAGRMQGLFKSNRATFDAGLKRKVTPYEWGKEVAPGLLAVETIGHTPGHTSYVLSSGAGKVFIQSDVTNNPCLFAPHPGWHGFFDQDADIAEKTRRRIYDMVVAEKLQVQGFHYPFPGLGNIEKDGSGYRVIPAPWNPTI is encoded by the coding sequence ATGGAACTGACACGACGTCACGCACTTGCCGGAGCCACGGCGATCGCGGCCACGCCGCTACTACCCTCCGCGCCCGCGAAGGCGGCTGCGCCCGTGGCGGACAAACAGGCGCCGAGTTTCTATCGATACAAGGTCGGCGACATCCAGGTCACCGTGGTTGCTGATGGCAAATTTACCTTCCCGCTGGAGGAAAACTTCGTCACCAACGCGAAGAAGCAAGAAGTCAACGCCGCGCTGGAGAAGGCATTCCTGCCGCGGGACGTGTTCACGATCTACTTCGCGCCGCTGGTGATCAATACCGGCGGCAAGCTGGTCGTGGTCGATACCGGCCTTGGCCCGGCTTCGAACGTCAACAGCAAGGGCGCCAACGGGCAGTTCGCCGCCAACTTGGTCGCCGCGGGCTTCGATCCCAAGGCGGTCGACATGGTGGTGATTTCGCACTTCCATCCCGACCACGTCAACGGCCTGCTGGCGGCCGACGGCGCGCCGGCGTTTCCGAACGCCGAAGTGCTGGTGCCTGCGACCGAGTGGAAGTTCTGGATGGACGATGGCGAGATGAGCCGTGCGCCGGCGGGGCGCATGCAGGGCCTGTTCAAGAGCAATCGCGCAACCTTCGATGCCGGCCTGAAGCGGAAAGTCACGCCCTATGAGTGGGGCAAGGAGGTCGCCCCCGGCCTGCTCGCGGTGGAGACCATCGGTCATACGCCGGGGCACACGTCCTACGTGCTATCGTCCGGCGCGGGCAAGGTGTTCATCCAGTCGGATGTCACCAATAATCCTTGCCTGTTCGCGCCCCATCCGGGCTGGCATGGCTTCTTCGACCAGGACGCGGATATCGCGGAAAAGACCCGCCGCCGGATCTACGACATGGTGGTTGCCGAGAAGCTGCAAGTACAGGGCTTCCACTATCCGTTCCCCGGGCTTGGCAATATCGAAAAGGATGGCAGCGGCTACCGGGTGATACCTGCGCCGTGGAATCCGACGATCTAA
- a CDS encoding DedA family protein codes for MEDYARALAEFVREHQAWAAPIVLVLAFGESLAFISLLIPAWGALVAIGALIGASGMSFWPVWIAGGIGAALGDWVSYWFGYRYKEHVAQMWPLSRYPEILPRGEAFVKKMGVPSIFIGRFFGPLRASVPLAAGIFEMPYWSFQLANWVSAFVWSAALLLFGDVIGQIAEWLWRTV; via the coding sequence ATGGAAGATTATGCGCGCGCCCTGGCCGAATTCGTGCGCGAGCATCAGGCCTGGGCCGCACCGATCGTGCTGGTACTGGCGTTCGGGGAATCGCTTGCCTTCATCTCGCTTCTGATCCCGGCCTGGGGGGCGCTGGTGGCGATCGGCGCGCTGATCGGCGCCAGCGGCATGTCGTTCTGGCCGGTCTGGATCGCCGGCGGGATCGGGGCTGCACTCGGCGATTGGGTCTCCTACTGGTTCGGCTACCGCTACAAGGAACACGTCGCGCAGATGTGGCCATTGTCGCGTTACCCCGAGATTTTGCCGCGCGGCGAGGCCTTTGTGAAAAAAATGGGCGTACCGAGCATTTTCATCGGGCGATTTTTCGGGCCGTTGCGGGCCTCGGTGCCGCTGGCGGCCGGGATATTCGAGATGCCGTATTGGAGCTTCCAATTGGCCAATTGGGTATCGGCCTTTGTCTGGTCGGCGGCGCTGCTATTGTTCGGCGACGTCATCGGGCAGATCGCCGAATGGTTGTGGCGCACGGTTTGA
- the parE gene encoding DNA topoisomerase IV subunit B, giving the protein MPKPLKSKAKATDDLFGTTAPKGRAALKVAARATSAEAGYTARDIEVLEGLEPVRRRPGMYIGGTDEKALHHLFAEVIDNAMDEALAGHATFIEVEVSADGFLTVTDNGRGIPVDPHPKFPKKSALEVIMCTLHSGGKFDSKVYETSGGLHGVGVSVVNALSSRLEVEVARGQKLYRMAFERGHPKGKLEDLGKINNRRGTKIRFRPDSDIFGAKASFKPQRLFKMTRSKAYLFGGVEIRWRCDPSLLKGIEDVPAEDSFHFPGGLKDYLAAAIHADTLVHPDIFAGKSGRNGAHGACEWAVAWTADADGFLSSYCNTVPTPDGGTHESGMRSALLRGLKDHAERVGQGKRASNIVSEDVMVGAAVMLSVFVREPEFQGQTKDRLATAEAQRIVEQAVKDPFDHWLSGNPLQANKLLDFVIERADERLRRRAEKEISRKTAVKKLRLPGKLADCTNTAAEGSELFIVEGDSAGGSAKQARDRKTQAILPLRGKILNVASATRDKLTANAQLADLIQAIGCGTGAHYREEDLRYSRIIIMTDADVDGAHIASLLITFFYRQMPRLIDEGHLYLAVPPLYRLTHGSKTVYARDEAHKDALLKSEFNANAKVDVGRFKGLGEMMPAQLKETTMDPAKRAMLRVVLLADDREGTADSVERLMGTKAEARFAFISDKAEFASEDLLDV; this is encoded by the coding sequence ATGCCTAAACCATTGAAATCCAAAGCCAAAGCAACAGATGACCTGTTCGGAACCACTGCGCCGAAGGGGCGGGCTGCGCTGAAGGTCGCCGCGCGCGCCACCAGCGCCGAAGCCGGCTACACCGCGCGCGACATCGAGGTGCTCGAAGGCCTTGAGCCGGTGCGGCGCCGGCCCGGCATGTATATCGGCGGCACCGACGAAAAGGCGCTGCATCATCTGTTTGCGGAAGTGATCGACAACGCCATGGACGAGGCGCTGGCCGGACACGCCACCTTCATCGAAGTGGAAGTCTCCGCCGACGGATTTTTGACCGTCACCGACAACGGCCGCGGCATTCCGGTCGACCCGCATCCAAAATTCCCGAAAAAATCCGCGCTCGAAGTCATCATGTGCACGCTGCATTCCGGCGGCAAATTCGACTCCAAGGTCTACGAGACCTCGGGCGGCCTGCACGGCGTCGGCGTGTCGGTCGTTAACGCGCTGTCCTCGCGGCTCGAGGTCGAAGTCGCGCGCGGCCAAAAGCTCTACCGCATGGCGTTCGAGCGCGGCCATCCCAAGGGCAAGCTCGAAGACCTCGGCAAGATCAACAACCGCCGCGGCACCAAGATCCGCTTTCGACCGGACAGCGACATTTTCGGCGCCAAGGCTTCGTTCAAGCCGCAGCGGCTGTTCAAGATGACGCGCTCGAAAGCCTATCTGTTCGGCGGCGTCGAAATCCGCTGGCGCTGCGATCCTTCCTTGCTCAAGGGCATCGAGGATGTCCCGGCCGAGGACAGCTTTCACTTCCCGGGAGGCTTGAAGGATTATCTCGCCGCCGCGATCCATGCCGACACGCTCGTGCATCCGGATATCTTCGCCGGAAAAAGTGGCCGCAACGGCGCCCACGGCGCCTGCGAATGGGCGGTGGCGTGGACCGCGGACGCCGACGGCTTCCTGTCCTCCTATTGCAACACCGTGCCGACGCCGGACGGCGGCACCCATGAATCCGGTATGCGCAGCGCGCTCTTGCGCGGCCTGAAGGACCACGCCGAACGCGTCGGCCAGGGCAAGCGCGCCTCCAACATCGTCTCCGAAGACGTCATGGTGGGCGCCGCCGTGATGCTCTCGGTGTTCGTGCGCGAGCCGGAATTCCAGGGCCAGACCAAGGACCGGCTTGCCACTGCCGAAGCCCAGCGCATCGTCGAGCAGGCCGTCAAGGACCCGTTCGACCACTGGCTGTCCGGCAATCCGCTGCAAGCCAACAAGCTTCTGGATTTTGTCATCGAGCGCGCCGACGAGCGGCTGCGCCGACGCGCGGAAAAGGAAATCTCGCGCAAGACCGCCGTGAAGAAGCTGCGGCTGCCGGGAAAACTCGCCGACTGCACCAACACGGCGGCCGAAGGCTCCGAGCTGTTCATCGTCGAGGGCGATTCGGCCGGCGGCAGCGCCAAGCAGGCGCGCGACCGCAAGACCCAGGCGATCCTGCCGTTGCGCGGCAAGATCCTCAACGTCGCCTCCGCGACCAGGGACAAGCTCACCGCCAACGCCCAGCTCGCCGACCTGATCCAGGCGATCGGCTGCGGCACCGGCGCGCACTATCGCGAAGAGGATTTGCGCTATTCGCGCATCATCATCATGACCGACGCCGACGTCGACGGCGCGCACATCGCCTCGCTGTTGATCACGTTCTTCTATCGCCAGATGCCGCGGCTGATCGATGAGGGCCATCTCTATCTCGCGGTGCCGCCGCTCTACCGCCTCACCCACGGCAGCAAGACGGTCTATGCCCGCGACGAAGCCCACAAGGACGCGTTGTTGAAGAGTGAATTCAACGCCAATGCTAAGGTCGATGTCGGCCGCTTCAAAGGCCTCGGCGAAATGATGCCGGCGCAGTTGAAGGAAACCACAATGGACCCGGCCAAGCGCGCCATGCTCCGCGTCGTGCTGCTCGCCGACGACCGCGAGGGCACCGCCGATTCGGTCGAACGGCTGATGGGCACCAAGGCGGAAGCGCGCTTTGCCTTCATCTCCGACAAGGCGGAATTTGCCAGCGAGGATTTGCTGGACGTCTAG
- a CDS encoding outer membrane protein, with the protein MKKLVLALAAIAAFSGSALAADLAPRPYTKAPPPAPLPSWTGFYIFGGVGGGIWDADTVSRVTGTGVPLGINQRQGGDGWFGTVGLGYDWQFNGPWVFGLLADGEFGSLKGTIQDPFVDVTASIKMQDAWAAGARLGYLVAPNVLSYVNGGYSGSHWSGTTLLGAFSGLPVGFHTNSFNRNGAFVGGGVENSLNIFGISAPGWFMKTEYRAAYYGRKNINELFDGSNALVGRDIAFKPWVQTISTSLVYRFNWTGPVVAKY; encoded by the coding sequence ATGAAAAAACTGGTACTCGCTCTCGCGGCGATCGCGGCTTTCTCCGGATCAGCTCTCGCCGCTGACCTTGCGCCCCGCCCCTACACCAAGGCGCCTCCGCCTGCACCCCTGCCAAGCTGGACCGGATTCTACATCTTCGGCGGCGTCGGCGGCGGCATCTGGGATGCTGATACGGTCAGCCGGGTCACGGGGACTGGCGTGCCGCTCGGCATCAATCAGCGTCAAGGCGGCGACGGCTGGTTCGGAACGGTCGGTCTGGGTTATGATTGGCAATTCAACGGCCCCTGGGTCTTTGGCCTGTTGGCGGACGGTGAGTTCGGCAGCCTCAAGGGCACTATTCAGGATCCGTTCGTAGATGTGACCGCATCTATAAAGATGCAGGACGCCTGGGCGGCGGGTGCGCGGCTCGGCTATCTGGTGGCCCCGAATGTCCTCTCCTACGTGAACGGCGGTTACTCCGGTTCGCATTGGTCGGGTACGACCCTGCTGGGCGCGTTCAGTGGCCTTCCGGTGGGTTTTCACACCAACTCGTTTAACCGCAACGGCGCGTTCGTCGGCGGCGGTGTCGAGAACAGCCTCAACATCTTCGGTATCAGCGCGCCCGGCTGGTTCATGAAGACCGAATATCGTGCCGCCTATTATGGCCGCAAGAACATCAACGAGCTGTTTGACGGTTCCAACGCCCTCGTCGGTCGCGACATCGCCTTCAAGCCCTGGGTGCAAACCATCAGCACCTCGCTGGTCTATCGCTTCAACTGGACTGGACCGGTGGTCGCGAAGTACTGA
- a CDS encoding SDR family NAD(P)-dependent oxidoreductase — translation MTAAHFDLTGKVAIVTGGNGGIGLGMALGLAQAGAAVAIVGRNEAKSMAAITELRAGGARAISVTTDVTDKTAVAAMVARTLGELGRIDILVNNAGINIRKPPHALELAEWESVMKTNLTSAFLCSQAVHPAMKQAGGGKIINIGSMMSIFGASFAPAYAASKGGIVQFTRSCAVAWAADNIQANAVLPGWIDTDLTKRAREQIDGLHDKVLARTPAARWGVTADFAGIAVFLASPASDFVTGTAIPVDGGFSIMG, via the coding sequence ATGACAGCTGCGCATTTCGATCTCACCGGCAAGGTAGCCATCGTCACCGGCGGCAATGGCGGTATCGGGCTTGGCATGGCGCTGGGACTGGCGCAGGCCGGCGCCGCCGTCGCTATCGTTGGACGCAACGAAGCGAAGTCGATGGCCGCAATCACTGAGCTCCGTGCGGGTGGCGCCAGGGCGATATCCGTCACGACCGACGTCACCGACAAAACCGCCGTCGCCGCGATGGTCGCGCGGACGCTGGGCGAACTCGGCCGGATCGACATCCTCGTCAACAATGCCGGCATCAACATCCGCAAACCCCCGCACGCGCTCGAACTCGCGGAATGGGAAAGCGTCATGAAGACCAACTTGACCAGCGCCTTTTTATGCTCGCAGGCGGTCCACCCGGCGATGAAGCAAGCGGGCGGCGGCAAGATCATCAATATCGGCTCGATGATGTCGATCTTCGGCGCCAGTTTCGCGCCGGCTTACGCGGCGAGTAAAGGCGGCATCGTGCAGTTCACGCGTTCCTGCGCGGTCGCCTGGGCCGCCGACAACATCCAGGCCAATGCGGTGCTGCCGGGCTGGATCGATACCGATCTGACCAAACGCGCCCGCGAGCAGATCGACGGCCTGCACGACAAGGTCCTGGCGCGCACGCCGGCGGCGCGATGGGGTGTCACGGCCGATTTCGCCGGCATCGCGGTGTTTCTCGCCTCACCCGCCTCGGACTTCGTCACCGGCACCGCGATTCCCGTCGATGGCGGATTTTCGATCATGGGATGA
- a CDS encoding caspase family protein: MKNWLSFRAALALGLAASLLAFAAPAQAEKRVALVIGNNDYKNVPKLQKAVNDARTMGNTLKQLGFNVMVAENQTRQAFSETLLAFDKAVEPGDTAFFFYAGHGFEIAGQNFLLPTDVPAATEGQEELVRDASVLADRIIERLQNKRVRTAILVFDACRNNPFERSGTRAVAGGGGLAPMTQLPEGVFSVFSAGPRQTALDRLSNADDNPNSVFTRTFAKELLQPGENLVQVAQHTRRLVSEMAETVNHKQIPVYFDQMVDDVFLNGAAKGQPEAAKEPAKPAAPPQQVAALPPVAPLRVPKDDSVNAPIAAFSRHNGGWTITFSIADPTLGISWRMGDSGDFRETGFIDTLDPRTRKRMPNPSIELAGDAPAATIQVRYVDASGELQGPFPIKFDPEAALIHDQRKILDMTATSWLAFREFNGLLLYYTHLVSYRCAIREVRIGIDSAVPDKVLKMPPCDPRDPLEIPYGAQLYLKLAPATQFVSVELTYRDGSVSEIKSFRKASSLIP; the protein is encoded by the coding sequence ATGAAGAACTGGCTGTCGTTCAGGGCGGCATTGGCGTTAGGCCTTGCAGCGTCGTTGCTGGCGTTCGCTGCGCCCGCGCAGGCCGAAAAGCGCGTTGCGCTGGTGATCGGCAACAACGATTACAAGAACGTTCCGAAGTTGCAGAAGGCGGTCAACGATGCCCGCACCATGGGCAATACGTTAAAGCAGCTCGGCTTCAACGTGATGGTGGCGGAGAACCAGACCCGGCAGGCGTTTTCCGAAACGCTGCTGGCGTTCGACAAGGCGGTTGAGCCCGGCGACACCGCGTTCTTCTTTTATGCCGGCCACGGTTTTGAAATCGCCGGCCAGAATTTTCTCTTGCCGACCGATGTGCCGGCCGCGACCGAAGGCCAGGAAGAATTGGTGCGCGACGCCTCCGTGCTCGCCGACCGCATCATCGAGCGCCTGCAAAACAAGCGGGTGCGCACCGCCATCCTGGTGTTCGATGCCTGCCGCAACAATCCGTTCGAGCGTTCGGGTACCCGCGCGGTCGCCGGCGGCGGTGGGCTCGCGCCGATGACGCAATTGCCGGAAGGGGTGTTCTCGGTGTTTTCAGCGGGACCGCGACAGACCGCGCTCGATCGCCTGTCGAACGCCGACGACAATCCGAATTCAGTGTTCACGCGAACCTTTGCCAAGGAGCTTTTGCAGCCCGGCGAAAACCTCGTGCAGGTCGCCCAGCACACAAGGCGACTGGTCAGCGAGATGGCGGAGACTGTCAACCACAAGCAGATCCCGGTCTATTTCGACCAGATGGTCGATGATGTCTTTCTGAATGGCGCGGCGAAAGGACAGCCTGAAGCCGCAAAGGAACCGGCAAAACCGGCCGCTCCGCCACAGCAGGTCGCAGCATTACCGCCGGTGGCGCCGCTGCGCGTGCCGAAGGACGACAGCGTCAACGCGCCGATCGCGGCCTTCTCCCGTCACAATGGCGGCTGGACCATCACATTCTCGATCGCCGATCCGACGCTCGGGATTTCCTGGCGGATGGGCGATAGCGGTGATTTCCGCGAGACCGGTTTTATCGACACGCTCGATCCGCGCACCCGCAAGCGGATGCCCAATCCGTCGATCGAACTCGCCGGCGACGCGCCGGCGGCGACCATCCAGGTTCGCTACGTCGATGCGTCAGGCGAATTGCAGGGGCCGTTTCCAATAAAGTTCGATCCCGAGGCGGCGCTGATTCACGATCAGCGAAAAATCCTCGATATGACCGCGACCAGCTGGCTGGCGTTTCGGGAGTTCAACGGGCTCCTGCTCTATTACACGCACCTGGTGTCGTACCGCTGTGCGATCCGCGAGGTCCGCATCGGAATAGACTCTGCGGTGCCGGACAAGGTCCTGAAAATGCCGCCCTGCGATCCCCGGGATCCTCTCGAGATTCCCTATGGCGCGCAGCTTTACCTCAAGCTCGCGCCCGCGACGCAGTTCGTGTCGGTGGAATTGACCTATCGCGACGGCAGCGTCTCGGAGATCAAGAGTTTCAGGAAGGCATCGAGCCTCATCCCATGA
- a CDS encoding DEAD/DEAH box helicase has protein sequence MSFSHLGLSEKVLAAVAATGYTTPTPIQEQAIPHVLARRDVLGIAQTGTGKTAAFVLPMLTMLEKGRARARMPRTLILEPTRELAAQVKENFDKYGAGQKLNVALLIGGVSFGDQDSKLTRGVDVLIATPGRLLDHTERGGLLLTGVELLVIDEADRMLDMGFIPDIERICKLVPFTRQTLFFTATMPPEIRRITETFLHNPEKVEVSRPATTATGVSQFQVSVGREPHEKRETLRRLLRDAKDLQNAIIFCNRKREVALLYKSLQKHGFSVGALHGDMDQSARTAALDQFRKGEIPLLVASDVAARGLDIPAVSHIFNFDVPHHADDYVHRIGRTGRAGRTGTAISIVTPLDFKSIAAIEKLIGQTIPRADGGAPSGESRAAPPSGESRPAREREGSREGSREGSREHSRGGRKPRREREPRRSGGDRNSPPQPQVAAFTPPSAPPASRAPSIGRTPAPQPSQESSEPADHSHLPAFLLRPVRARI, from the coding sequence ATGTCTTTTTCCCATCTCGGCTTGTCCGAAAAGGTGCTCGCCGCCGTCGCGGCCACCGGTTACACCACCCCTACCCCCATTCAGGAACAGGCGATTCCCCACGTTCTGGCCCGCCGCGACGTTCTCGGCATCGCCCAGACCGGCACCGGCAAGACCGCCGCCTTCGTCCTGCCCATGCTCACCATGCTGGAAAAGGGCCGCGCCCGGGCCCGGATGCCCCGCACCCTGATCCTGGAGCCGACCCGCGAGCTCGCCGCCCAGGTCAAGGAGAATTTCGACAAATACGGCGCCGGCCAGAAGCTCAACGTCGCGCTCCTGATCGGCGGCGTTTCGTTCGGCGACCAGGACAGTAAATTGACCCGCGGCGTCGACGTGCTGATCGCGACCCCCGGCCGGCTGCTCGACCATACCGAGCGCGGCGGACTGTTGCTCACCGGCGTCGAACTGCTGGTGATCGACGAAGCCGACCGCATGCTCGACATGGGCTTCATTCCCGACATCGAACGCATCTGCAAGCTCGTTCCATTCACCCGGCAGACGCTGTTCTTCACGGCGACGATGCCCCCCGAAATCCGCCGCATCACCGAAACCTTCCTGCACAATCCCGAAAAAGTCGAAGTTTCCAGGCCCGCGACCACAGCCACCGGCGTATCCCAGTTCCAGGTCAGCGTCGGCCGCGAGCCGCATGAGAAACGCGAAACGCTGCGCCGCCTGTTGCGCGACGCCAAGGACCTGCAGAACGCGATCATCTTCTGCAACCGCAAGCGCGAAGTCGCGCTACTGTACAAATCGCTGCAGAAGCACGGTTTCAGCGTCGGCGCCCTGCATGGCGACATGGATCAGTCGGCGCGCACCGCCGCACTCGATCAATTCCGCAAGGGCGAAATTCCGCTATTGGTCGCCTCCGACGTCGCGGCCCGCGGCCTCGATATTCCCGCAGTGAGCCACATCTTCAATTTCGACGTCCCGCATCATGCCGACGATTACGTTCATCGCATCGGCCGCACCGGCCGCGCCGGCCGCACCGGCACCGCGATCTCTATCGTCACCCCACTCGATTTCAAATCCATCGCCGCGATCGAAAAGCTGATCGGTCAAACCATTCCCCGCGCGGACGGCGGCGCCCCGTCCGGCGAGAGCCGGGCAGCGCCGCCCAGTGGCGAAAGCAGACCGGCGCGCGAACGCGAGGGCTCGAGAGAAGGTTCAAGGGAAGGATCGCGCGAGCATTCCCGCGGCGGCCGCAAGCCGCGACGGGAACGCGAGCCCCGCCGCTCCGGCGGCGACCGCAATTCGCCCCCGCAGCCGCAGGTGGCAGCGTTCACCCCGCCGTCAGCTCCGCCAGCCTCGCGCGCGCCCTCGATTGGCCGGACGCCTGCGCCGCAACCCTCGCAGGAATCGTCAGAACCCGCCGATCACTCGCACCTTCCGGCGTTCCTGTTGCGGCCGGTCCGCGCCCGAATCTAA
- a CDS encoding GGDEF domain-containing protein — MVKVLDEHERTMAFAEVALGQIKSLRQTAVPRNYEIWYVYATGYNTPLNKIINETLARNGRLTEADLEQIYETYLSHIKTTDRIDKVGARVIGEIDDVMTLVSDALGMSASYEASLDGATQKLSVAENRDQVRVIVEALLKSTGDMRETNKALEERLALSKTEISNLQQSLEAIRAESLTDPLTGLGNRKYFDRSIEMAVQTALATGEPLSLLMFDIDHFKSFNDSYGHLTGDQVLRLVGMSLKQTIKGQDITARYGGEEFAVVLPNTALRQALTVADHIRRAVMSKELKKKSTGEILGRVTISVGVSMLKPGDDTDSLIERADACLYAAKRNGRNRVICEADPEYAAETQSQVA; from the coding sequence GTGGTCAAGGTGCTCGACGAACATGAACGCACGATGGCCTTCGCCGAAGTCGCGCTTGGCCAGATCAAATCCCTCCGGCAGACCGCCGTCCCCCGCAATTATGAAATCTGGTACGTCTACGCGACCGGATACAATACCCCGCTCAACAAGATCATCAACGAGACGCTGGCGCGCAACGGCAGGTTGACCGAGGCCGATCTCGAACAGATCTACGAAACCTATCTTTCCCACATCAAGACCACCGACCGCATCGACAAGGTCGGCGCGCGCGTGATCGGCGAAATCGACGACGTGATGACGCTGGTCTCCGACGCGCTGGGAATGTCGGCCAGCTACGAGGCCAGCCTTGACGGCGCGACGCAGAAATTGTCCGTCGCCGAGAACCGCGACCAGGTCAGGGTCATCGTTGAGGCGCTGCTGAAATCCACCGGCGACATGCGCGAGACCAACAAAGCGCTCGAGGAACGGCTGGCGCTGTCGAAAACCGAGATCAGCAACCTGCAGCAGAGCCTCGAAGCGATCCGGGCCGAAAGCCTGACCGATCCGCTGACCGGGCTCGGCAACCGCAAATATTTCGACCGTTCGATCGAGATGGCGGTGCAGACGGCACTGGCGACCGGCGAGCCGCTTTCGCTTCTGATGTTCGACATCGATCATTTCAAGTCGTTCAACGACAGTTACGGCCATCTCACCGGCGATCAGGTGCTGCGGCTGGTCGGCATGTCGCTGAAACAGACCATCAAGGGCCAGGACATCACCGCGCGCTATGGCGGCGAGGAATTCGCGGTGGTACTGCCGAACACCGCGCTGCGCCAGGCGCTGACGGTCGCCGATCATATCCGCCGCGCGGTGATGTCGAAGGAATTGAAGAAAAAATCAACCGGCGAAATCCTCGGCCGCGTCACGATCTCGGTCGGCGTATCCATGCTCAAGCCGGGCGACGATACGGATTCCCTGATCGAACGCGCCGACGCCTGCCTCTATGCGGCCAAGCGCAACGGCCGCAACCGCGTGATTTGTGAAGCCGATCCGGAATACGCCGCCGAGACGCAGAGCCAGGTGGCGTGA
- a CDS encoding TfoX/Sxy family protein — MDRDFLIDLFSDFGPVTIRRMFSGFGISADGTNFALALRSGLYFRADDATIPQFEAEGSKPFQYQTRAKTVTVNSYWELPARLFDDSEELAGWARAALAAAQRAAVKKRPKARKAKKMVTGQAVPKKKKAAKKSKNKAPDKRSSS; from the coding sequence ATGGACCGCGATTTCCTGATCGATCTGTTTTCCGATTTCGGCCCGGTGACCATCCGCCGGATGTTTTCCGGCTTCGGTATTTCCGCTGACGGCACCAACTTTGCGCTGGCGCTGCGCAGCGGGCTCTATTTCCGCGCCGATGACGCGACCATTCCGCAGTTCGAGGCGGAAGGATCAAAGCCGTTCCAGTATCAAACCCGCGCCAAAACCGTCACGGTGAACTCCTATTGGGAGCTGCCCGCGCGGCTGTTCGACGATTCCGAAGAACTGGCCGGTTGGGCGAGGGCGGCACTGGCGGCGGCACAGCGCGCGGCGGTGAAGAAGCGTCCGAAGGCGCGCAAGGCGAAGAAGATGGTTACGGGCCAAGCAGTGCCTAAAAAGAAAAAGGCTGCAAAGAAATCCAAGAACAAGGCGCCAGACAAGAGGTCCTCATCCTGA
- a CDS encoding HesB/IscA family protein has translation MTDMTPATPTPVSKPKPRPRPQVMKLTDAAAQRITELTKRADSEIVGLRVGIKNGGCAGQSYTVEYAHEVRPTDEVVEDKGVKILIDPKAVLFLLGTEMDYKVDRMSAQFIFNNPNQVGACGCGESVQLTAAKV, from the coding sequence ATGACTGACATGACACCCGCTACACCGACGCCCGTATCAAAACCGAAGCCGCGTCCACGCCCGCAGGTGATGAAGCTGACGGACGCGGCCGCGCAGCGGATCACGGAGCTTACAAAACGCGCCGATTCCGAGATCGTGGGCCTTCGGGTCGGGATCAAGAATGGCGGCTGCGCCGGGCAATCCTACACCGTCGAATATGCTCACGAGGTCCGTCCCACTGACGAGGTGGTCGAGGACAAGGGCGTGAAGATCCTGATCGATCCCAAGGCCGTGCTGTTTTTGCTCGGCACCGAGATGGACTACAAGGTCGACAGGATGTCGGCGCAGTTCATCTTCAACAATCCAAACCAGGTCGGCGCCTGCGGCTGCGGCGAGTCGGTGCAGCTGACGGCCGCGAAGGTCTAA
- a CDS encoding SUF system Fe-S cluster assembly protein yields the protein MSDAVETKSPEVKTGNMETSSALPPEESERLGGEIVAALKTVFDPEIPADIYELGLIYKVDIKDDRTVDVVMTLTTPNCPAAGELPQMVENAVASVPGVGVVNVNLVWEPAWSPDRMSDEARLVLNMW from the coding sequence ATGAGCGATGCAGTAGAAACCAAGAGTCCCGAAGTCAAAACCGGCAATATGGAAACCAGTTCAGCGTTGCCGCCGGAGGAGAGCGAGCGGCTGGGCGGCGAAATCGTTGCTGCGCTCAAAACCGTGTTCGATCCGGAAATTCCGGCCGACATCTACGAACTCGGCCTGATCTACAAGGTCGACATCAAGGACGACCGCACCGTCGACGTGGTGATGACGCTGACGACGCCGAACTGTCCGGCGGCCGGTGAATTGCCGCAGATGGTGGAGAACGCGGTCGCCAGCGTTCCCGGCGTCGGCGTGGTCAATGTCAATCTGGTCTGGGAGCCGGCATGGTCGCCGGACCGGATGAGCGACGAGGCGCGCCTCGTCCTCAATATGTGGTGA